In one window of Acanthopagrus latus isolate v.2019 chromosome 15, fAcaLat1.1, whole genome shotgun sequence DNA:
- the LOC119033462 gene encoding uncharacterized protein LOC119033462 isoform X1, whose amino-acid sequence MATDGTTTASRVCILQRPQLKANYVTTLRKGCPNSKAPPNAAFFSLVLEDTPPQSKQTKEMMATSSGADLTFKWSKQRASSLCSQGKTLHHSWMENSSGNSRPAGEGRAQQARNKWGHLKNQYKVAAGLLISRYRRGGQWEANGSWFVLMDEVLGPSTAPCPNCHHLRTHQGQVTRRRASQGREGRGGGRMKEDVRLQRGWRDSSFCFRGQSLHYFCCYLVNL is encoded by the exons ATGGCAACGGATGGGACAACAACAGCATCAAG ggtctgcatccttcagaggccGCAAttgaaggccaattatgtcacaacACTGCgcaaaggctgtcccaattcaaagGCTCCTCCGAATGCAGCCTTCTTTTCCCTCGTCCTAGAGGACACACCGCCACAATCGaaacaaactaaagaaatgATGGCCACCTCAAGTGGTGCAGatctcacatttaaat ggagcaaacagagagcTTCATCACTTTGTTCACAGGGCAAAACATTGCACCACAGTTGGATGGAA aacagttctggaaaCAGTCGGCCTGCAGGGGAAGGTCGAGCCCAGCAGGCCAGAAACAAGTGGGGCCATTTAAAGAACCAGTACAAAGTAGCTGCAG GATTGCTTATATCCAGATACAGGAGAGGGGGTCAGTGGGAGGCTAATGGGTCCTGGTTTGTCCTCATGGATGAGGTGTTAGGACCTTCCACTGCCCCCTGTCCTAACTGCCATCACCTGAGGACACACCAGGGCCAAGTGACCAGGAGGAGAGCCAGCCAGGGCcgagaaggaagaggaggagggaggatgaaggaggacgtgaggctgcagagaggatggagagactCTTCTTTCTGCTTCAGAGGACAATCcttacattatttctgttgttatttagttaatttatga
- the LOC119033462 gene encoding uncharacterized protein LOC119033462 isoform X2 — protein sequence MATDGTTTASRVCILQRPQLKANYVTTLRKGCPNSKAPPNAAFFSLVLEDTPPQSKQTKEMMATSSGADLTFKWSKQRASSLCSQGKTLHHSWMENSSGNSRPAGEGRAQQARNKWGHLKNQYKVAAGPSTAPCPNCHHLRTHQGQVTRRRASQGREGRGGGRMKEDVRLQRGWRDSSFCFRGQSLHYFCCYLVNL from the exons ATGGCAACGGATGGGACAACAACAGCATCAAG ggtctgcatccttcagaggccGCAAttgaaggccaattatgtcacaacACTGCgcaaaggctgtcccaattcaaagGCTCCTCCGAATGCAGCCTTCTTTTCCCTCGTCCTAGAGGACACACCGCCACAATCGaaacaaactaaagaaatgATGGCCACCTCAAGTGGTGCAGatctcacatttaaat ggagcaaacagagagcTTCATCACTTTGTTCACAGGGCAAAACATTGCACCACAGTTGGATGGAA aacagttctggaaaCAGTCGGCCTGCAGGGGAAGGTCGAGCCCAGCAGGCCAGAAACAAGTGGGGCCATTTAAAGAACCAGTACAAAGTAGCTGCAG GACCTTCCACTGCCCCCTGTCCTAACTGCCATCACCTGAGGACACACCAGGGCCAAGTGACCAGGAGGAGAGCCAGCCAGGGCcgagaaggaagaggaggagggaggatgaaggaggacgtgaggctgcagagaggatggagagactCTTCTTTCTGCTTCAGAGGACAATCcttacattatttctgttgttatttagttaatttatga
- the LOC119033462 gene encoding uncharacterized protein LOC119033462 isoform X3 codes for MATDGTTTASRVCILQRPQLKANYVTTLRKGCPNSKAPPNAAFFSLVLEDTPPQSKQTKEMMATSSGADLTFKWSKQRASSLCSQGKTLHHSWMENSSGNSRPAGEGRAQQARNKWGHLKNQYKVAADTGEGVSGRLMGPGLSSWMRC; via the exons ATGGCAACGGATGGGACAACAACAGCATCAAG ggtctgcatccttcagaggccGCAAttgaaggccaattatgtcacaacACTGCgcaaaggctgtcccaattcaaagGCTCCTCCGAATGCAGCCTTCTTTTCCCTCGTCCTAGAGGACACACCGCCACAATCGaaacaaactaaagaaatgATGGCCACCTCAAGTGGTGCAGatctcacatttaaat ggagcaaacagagagcTTCATCACTTTGTTCACAGGGCAAAACATTGCACCACAGTTGGATGGAA aacagttctggaaaCAGTCGGCCTGCAGGGGAAGGTCGAGCCCAGCAGGCCAGAAACAAGTGGGGCCATTTAAAGAACCAGTACAAAGTAGCTGCAG ATACAGGAGAGGGGGTCAGTGGGAGGCTAATGGGTCCTGGTTTGTCCTCATGGATGAGGTGTTAG